The Electrophorus electricus isolate fEleEle1 chromosome 8, fEleEle1.pri, whole genome shotgun sequence genome contains the following window.
gttagtGACTGATTCTAGTGGGAAATATTTCTGGCAGGCAAACAAATTTCCAACATGCACCATAGGAATTCTGGGCCAGATGTTACAACTTATGAAATCTGCTTAACTCAGTAATGTGTTGTGTGAACTTTGTATCATAAACTGAGTGCCTATATGAACCTTATGAGGAAAGCACAGTTGTGGGTTCCTTTTTACCACTACAAAACCCAGAATTCCTACAGAGGAATGCTGTTCTTTGGTCAGCACAATGCGTCACTTATGTCACCATAACAATCACAAACTGTCACCTCAAATCTCATGTGAGAGGTTTGAGAGATAGTGGATGAATCGCTccatcattctctctgtctctcttcctcatacatgcgcagacacacactcgcacacgcacgcacacacgcgcacgcacacacacatacacacaaaacacacacaaagctcattCATTATCGTACTTATTGCACAAAACAGCATACCCACTAGCACAAACTTTCTCATAATCAAATACAACCACACTGTAGCCCCCACAGTCACAGTAACTAAAACACCACCAGAGTACGTATGGGAGTAGTAGTAAGAAATAGTCAtgaccaaacaaaacacagaggagactgatcaaaaacaaaagccaccCAAACACTAGATTATTAAAATAGCTGCTAGAGTGCTTTAATAGCTTTTAATTGCTTTGATTTGCTGCATTAACTATTTTAGAGTTACAATCCAATAAATCTTCAGGATGTAGTGTCAGTTATTGATCagtatttataaaacaaaagagaaagtcACAACGCACCAAACACAGTCCATGGTCACCACGGTAACCTGCCATGCACTCTCAGCATGGAGGATAGAGGACAAAgggccaaaaacaaaactgctaaTGGCAACCATCACAGGCAGGAATATCGCCACAGCAACCAACACAGGCCAATTAACTTACAACAAACGCTGTGAGAGGAAGGGGGAGCTTTATTGGTTGCTAGGCCACCATAGCCATAGCGACGTGGTCTCCGAGTTATGATTGGACGGGGCAGCCTTTGGTGTGgatgaggttttgtttgtttgtttgtttgtttgttttcaggagAATGAACAATgacacagcacaaaaacaataaatgaaaagtaaaaatcaATGAACTGATTATTGTCCAAATTCTCTTTCACTTTAATTAGGCATTTCTTTCAAAAATTATGTGTAATCTGCAATCATTTAGccaaaaacaatgcatttacCTAAGTTAAAATATAACTGCAAACTTTTCAATAATCTACAGTTTTTTATAGGTTATAAAGGTAGCAGTGCATTACCAAAACTGAGGGCCaaattcactttaaacattgtaaatatattCAACCCTGTGCACTAGAGCTGGACTAATAActgccctctccttcctcctcctcttgggCTCACCTGGTCAGCTCAGTATGGGCGGTTAGCATCTTTCGGCCTCTTCAGTTGCACTTTGAGCCTTTTCATGCCGATCTGAAAGCCGTTCATGGCCTGGATGGCCGTCTGAGCACTGGCCGGGTTGTCGAAGCTCACAAAGCCTGCAAAATTGAAGCAACACAGCCAAAAACTATGAGGCGAAGCACACAGACCCTCTGCACCAGCGACAGAATAAGTTTCTCATAATTTTTCAGCACTTTTATATCTTACCCCTCAGGCATTCTTTCTGAATACCTATCTGGCGCTTAATGTCCTTTCTGAATATGTCTCGGACTCACCAAAGCATTTGCTCTGATTGGTCGCGCGGTCGACAAACACCTTAGCTGAGATGACATTGCCGAAAGGGAGGAACATCTGCAGCATCTCAGAGTCAGTGAACTCCTGAGGCAGATGATAGATGAAGATATTGCAGCCCTCTGGCCCTGGgcaagaagaagcagaagaagaaacaaagaaGAATAAGAACAAGAGGGAAagatgaaggagaagaaggaagAGGACAAGAAGGTTTGCTATGATTCCAAATAACAGAGTAGATGTAATTATACTGTGGTGTCATTTtttgttagctttttttttttcatttcacgATATACAGCAACTAACGCTGCAGTAAGACCATCGAGCATGTTGTAAGAAGGAGATAAAAATACTTCTGGttcaaaatgaaacagcaaGTAACtcaaaaatgataaatgtgGTTCCAGAATGTAGTGGCAAAAGGAAGTCACTGGTACCTTCtcgctgctgcagctgctgtggttGCTGGGGTTGCTGAGCGACCAGGGTGGGCTGATGTGGGAATGGCTGACCAACCAATCCATAAGCAGCAGGATACGTGGCTGTCGGCGAAGTCATGATGGCAAGCATTACACAATTGTTTGCTCAAGAGGTTAGCCTTTCAAAATTCAACCAAATTCCActaaattaataatacatttcattaaatTCTGCTGAAATTCTGCAAAACCGAGGAAAAGTGAATGTCAGAGTGCATTGTTTTCGCATATCTGTTGCTGAGAGCCTGAATGCAGGGAGCTGTGGGAATTGACTGAACGCCTCACCAGTGTAATGCTGCATGCCAGTGTATGCCTGCTGCAGAGGGTCCAGCGCAGGACTTTGAGCTGAAGCAAAGTGGGAAAGACCAGGAAAttaggaggaggaggggaaggagAAGGAGTAGAATGAGTGAACAGAAAAGGGAGTTCATGTAAGGAATGACAGAGCGGTGGCAATATGGTAGACTAAGGTAGAAATTTTACATGAATGAATTTTAAAGTCACATAATGCATCATtgattatttaatgaaaaagcTACTTAGACGTTAAAATGTGCATAGAATACTGTGGGTGGCATTTCACCTTGATATGGGTGGACTCCATTGGTGTAGAGAGTTTCAGAGGCTGACTGTCCACTGGGTGGAGCAGGCACAGGTGGGTAACTGTTGAGTGCGATTGGGGGAGGCAGAGCAGGCACAGGTGTGGCAGCAATGGCTGGAGGAGTGCTTGTACCTTtagcagaaaacacacaccaacacacacacagacacacacacaccaacacacacacaccaacacacatacaccaacacacacacacaaaggcacatcTTAGATCTAGGAAAATCAGTTAAAATCAAACTAGAGAAAATGTCTTTTGATCAGAGTATTTCAACTTGCAACTACTATAAAAGGTGAATAAATCCATAATTTAATTACTGCTGTAGTTAGGCTTGTTAAAGATTTTCTTCTCAACCAGAATCAAGACCCCTTGTGAAGGGAGGAGTCACAACTTTACAGCTGGTGGAAGGGGCATGGTTACCTGAGGATGGGGTGATTGACGTGATGGGTGTGGCGATGATGCTGCTGGGGTTGAGGGCGGCCAGCTGCTGCATCTGCACAGCTGCAACCGTTGCCACGGGAGACAGGTAGGCGGATTGTGCCACCAAGGCCTGCTGCTGGGCAAGCTGGagaagtgaagagcagagagactCAGCCACGCCCCATTTGAAGACCAGAGAGACTCAGCCATGGCCCATTTCCATGGTGTCTAGAAGCCTGTTTTTAATTCCCTGAGTCAGGCTTATGGTGTAGTAATGCATCAAGACCCCTTGGTTGCTATTTTCACCAGAAAATACCAGAAGGCccacaaatgttttaaaaaatgttgtggCCTTCGCCTGCTTGCTCATTGTTTTTTCTTGCTTAACTGGAAGCATACGCAAAACATTTCCTGTGTTAGGCAGCTGAAGGATGTcatgtttcatttgaaattagAAATGTTCACTCTGAGAGGGAGGGCTCCAAAAGcataaaaaagaacataaacaaaaaagaaagccTCAGTCACTCTGCCTCACTCCAGGAGCTCAGCATGGTTGTTATGGTGCACAACCAGGCTACATATTGTCCTTGCGGGGTGGTGGTGGTACAATCTGGAGTTAGCACTCGCTGCTCCTGAGCTGCCATTTATAATTTACAGGACAAGATCAGTGTTGTCCAAGTGTACGTGCTCTCTGCTGTTACACCACAGTACGGAGGACAATGTTACACTACAATAGATGAGAGGGCGAAGTTTCAGTACAGTAGATTGGCAGATGGTGTTACATTACAATAGGTTGTACTGTAAAAAGGCAAGATAAGTATATATCACTGAACTATTGGCAGGCATTTTAAGGTGTGAGTATAGTACAAAGTTGTactatatgtttgtttgtaaagtATTAGTGGGTGAGAAGTTTAGTAAATACTGCCTCTTTGTAGGGGTAAGATGTAAGTTTTTAGTATGGTTTTAGGCCTCTGTGTACAGTTGTAAGGTGTTAGTTACGACTCTGTgtagggaggtgtgtgtggtagtagACTATTACTCACTGCCTGTGTGTAAGCGTTGTAGGCCCCCAGGTGGAGGCTCATGGGGCTGATGACGCCCAGCTGAGAGGCAACCTGCTGCATGCGCCTGATGCCTCgctccttctctgtgtctgcaAACTTCACCACTAGACTGGAAGAAGCACCCtgcaggaaggggagagagagcaagagagagagaggcaggggggtATATCAGCATCAGTGTCATGAAGCAGAAAACTGAGACTGAGTACTGGTGGGTTTCCTGAATGTACTCAGCATCATGGTGTAAATGTATGACGTATGAAATGAGAGCAAGTATACATGTGGACAAGATTTTTAAATAGATCTCAAACTGTGGTGAGACTTGTTTTATACACTATATtaccaaaagtattcactcacccatccaaataattgaattcaggtgttcccattacttccatggccacaagtgtataaaaccaagcacctaggcatgcagaatgcttctacaaacatttgtgaatgaatgggtcgctctcaggagctcagtgaattccagcatggtactgtgataggatgccacctgtgcaacaagtccagtcgtgaaatttcctcgatactaaatattccacagtcaactgtcagtgatattataacaaagtggaagcaaaTGGGAacgacagcaactcagccacaaagtagtaggccacgtaaaatgacagagtggGGTTGGCGgatgctgaggcgcatagtgCGTAGACGGTGCCAACTTTCTGCACagtcaatcgctacagacctGCAAACTTCATGTAGTGAGCTTCATTGAACgagtttccatggccaagcaactgcatccaagccttacataaccaagcacaatgcaaagtgtcagatgcagtggtgtaaagcacgccgCCACTGGaatctagagcagtggagatgtgttctTTGGAGTGACGAATTAcgcttctccatctggcaatccgatggacgagtctggtggttgccaggagaatggtGCTTGTCTGAcggcattgtgccaagtgtaaaatTTGGTGGAGTGGGGGGGATTAtagtgtggggttgtttttcaagAGTTGGGCTctgccccttagttccagtgaaagaaaccattaatgcttcagcataccaagaaattttggacaatttcatgctcccgaCTTTGTGGAATAGTTTAGGGATGGCCCCATCCTGCTCCAACATGACTCTGCACCAGTGCACAATGCAAgttccataaagacatggatgagtaAGTTTGGTGTCgcagaacttgactggcctgcacagagtcctgacctcaacccgatagaacacctttgggattaATTATAGCAgagactgcgagccaggccttctcgtccaacatcgGTGTCTGACttcacaaatgcgcttctggaagaatggtcaaacaTTCcgataaacacactcctaaaccttgtggaaaaccttcccagaagagttgaagctgttatagctacAAATGATGGGCCGACATCATaataaaccctatggattaagactgggatgtcactcaagtccATATGCGTGCAAAGGCagatgagtgaatacttttggcaatatagtgtatgtgttatatcccttttttccccatttattttctttttttttttttcctgtgcttgTTGATAAAGTATCCACTGTTTTACTGTACAAGTCCTTCTACATTGTTTTTGGTGTCTCCGCAAGACGGCCGGtattacacaaatgtacacattcTAGCTGAGTGGTGTATCAGAAAAGTGTTTGCCCTGTCATTGGGAGTTTGCTGGTTTGAGTCCCAGAGATTCTGGGAGCTCAACAGAGCATTTTGGCACTGCTGTCTGGGTGGGAGGGATGGCATTACTCTGCTCCCTGTCATTCACTGTGACACTAGCCAGCTGTggatatctgtgtgtttgtgcttgctgACGAGGGCAGTTAGAGCTTTTATCTCAGTACATTGGACTGCCTTCTGCACAGAATGCAGTTTCAGCGGTTTGAAAAGGTGCCTTGTCATGTGTCTACATGTCACAGTTGGTTAACTAGCTTGTGGGTGAAAATTGGTGactaaaaaaaatggaaaacataatTTACCTattagcatgtgtgtatgtgagaaagcaagagacagagagagagagagagagagaaagagacaggctAACTGACGGGAAGAGTGCGGCTGCCGTGGAGTGCGCTGATGGCTGCTTGAGCTTCTGCGTTGCTCTGGTATTTCACAAAAGCACAacctgcaacacacaaaaacacattctgatCACATCGCCCACTGGCTCATTGGACTGCTACCTTTAACTGTGGTCTTCATTTCACAGATCACGCTGGAATGGTGACAGCAATGTCTGAACCCTCACAAGCTCACCCTCACATAGACTGATCCTGCAAGCCTTCTGATGCAAGGACTGCTCTGCTGGATAAGGATGGGTTACTGGCTCTGTTATTGTCCTACCTCCTGGGAGTATTATCTCACTCTcgttctcttgtgtgtgtgtgtgtgtgtgtgtgtgtgtgtgtgtgtgtgtgtgtgtgtgtgtgtgtgtgtgtgtgtgtgagagagcgagaaagagagagagagagaaacgaggaTAAAGTATGTTTCAAGGAATCTGCAGTGCTCaagaggaaaataaattaataagcCTTTAATGTCACTTGTCTATTCAATTATAAAAACATGCCTACACGTTTCAGACATTGCAACCTTCATCAGTTTCCATAAATCTCATAAAAAACAGGTAACAGCTGAGGGTTATTTTTTAGATAAATGAGTCATCGGCCATAGTTTGGGTCAGTTATTTCATTAGTACAGTTGGGGAGCAGTACTGCTTATGGTGTATATCATTATGGTAATGAAAAAGTGTTCATTGTTGGGAACTTTCATCACCAGCATCTCAGTGTTCTTGGCTCATGCTACTGAGGTGCATATTGACCTTAATTCTACAGCTCTAAATGGCCTTGATGCACTCTGGGTATTTTCCATACACCTCCCATTCCATTATGTAATTAGTTAACCTCTCAAAAATCCTCTACTGAGAAAATGTCTGCTTCATGCATGTCTTCACACCTTGTCATGGTTGCAGCTTTTAAAAGTTGCATCACACAATGTGACAAAATTATTCAACTCAGGAAAATCTTCTGGTAGAGGTCCTGGCACAGATAACATCTATGCACAGCACCTTGCACCTTGTTCTTACACAACAAGGAACAATACAAGAACAAAGAGGTGTTGCATTAGGATGGTCCAACCACAGCATGGCCTGTCACAGCTCTGGCCTGCGCTGTATTCACCTGTGATGCCATGAGCAGTCAGGATCTGAACAGTGAGCCTTTACCACAACCTATGGAAACTACCTAGAGCAGAAGTATGCTAATGATTTACCAAAGTGACCACATCATCCCTTCCAGTGACATGCACAGTTAACTTCTGTGCACACACCGCCATCAGATCATTAGTCAAGATGGCTACTAAGTGAATAGCAGCAAAGTAGTAAAGCCAGGCTGATTTAGTAAGTACATTTGGTTattgtttgaaaaacaaaacaatcaaacaaataagcaaGAAATCTACAATAGATGGGTCATGTTGTGTCGGCCATGTTGACCTTTGCTGGTGCCATCTGGCCCTCTGAGCACGGTGCACTCCTCGATGCTCCCAAACGGCTCAAACATCTTCCGCACGTCAGCGTCCGACTGCTGCTTCCCCAGCATCCCCACAAACAGCTTCCTATCTGGagggagcgaaagagagagcgaggggagagTCTATCAATCCCAGCACTCAACACTGCTGTTGTAGGCATACAGTGACAGCACATGCTCGTATCCACATTCG
Protein-coding sequences here:
- the celf3a gene encoding CUGBP Elav-like family member 3 isoform X2; this translates as MNRPIQVKPADSEGRGDRKLFVGMLGKQQSDADVRKMFEPFGSIEECTVLRGPDGTSKGCAFVKYQSNAEAQAAISALHGSRTLPGASSSLVVKFADTEKERGIRRMQQVASQLGVISPMSLHLGAYNAYTQALAQQQALVAQSAYLSPVATVAAVQMQQLAALNPSSIIATPITSITPSSGTSTPPAIAATPVPALPPPIALNSYPPVPAPPSGQSASETLYTNGVHPYQAQSPALDPLQQAYTGMQHYTATYPAAYGLVGQPFPHQPTLVAQQPQQPQQLQQREGPEGCNIFIYHLPQEFTDSEMLQMFLPFGNVISAKVFVDRATNQSKCFGFVSFDNPASAQTAIQAMNGFQIGMKRLKVQLKRPKDANRPY
- the celf3a gene encoding CUGBP Elav-like family member 3 isoform X1, with translation MKEPDAIKLFIGQIPRNLEEKDLKPIFEQFGKIYELTVIKDKYTGMHKGCAFLTYCARESALKAQNALHEQKTLPGMNRPIQVKPADSEGRGDRKLFVGMLGKQQSDADVRKMFEPFGSIEECTVLRGPDGTSKGCAFVKYQSNAEAQAAISALHGSRTLPGASSSLVVKFADTEKERGIRRMQQVASQLGVISPMSLHLGAYNAYTQALAQQQALVAQSAYLSPVATVAAVQMQQLAALNPSSIIATPITSITPSSGTSTPPAIAATPVPALPPPIALNSYPPVPAPPSGQSASETLYTNGVHPYQAQSPALDPLQQAYTGMQHYTATYPAAYGLVGQPFPHQPTLVAQQPQQPQQLQQREGPEGCNIFIYHLPQEFTDSEMLQMFLPFGNVISAKVFVDRATNQSKCFGFVSFDNPASAQTAIQAMNGFQIGMKRLKVQLKRPKDANRPY